The following proteins are co-located in the Eptesicus fuscus isolate TK198812 chromosome 9, DD_ASM_mEF_20220401, whole genome shotgun sequence genome:
- the STMN1 gene encoding stathmin codes for MASSDIQVKELEKRASGQAFELILSPRSKESVPEFPLSPPKKKDLSLEEIQKKLEAAEERRKSHEAEVLKQLAEKREHEKEVLQKAIEENNNFSKMAEEKLTHKMEANKENREAQMAAKLERLREKDKHIEEVRKNKESKDPADETEAD; via the exons ATGGCTTCATCTG ATATCCAGGTGAAAGAACTGGAGAAGCGTGCTTCAGGCCAGGCTTTTGAGCTGATTCTCAGCCCTCGATCAAAAGAATCCGTCCCAGaattccccctttcccctccaaaGAAGAAGGATCTTTCCCTGGAGGAAATTCAGAAGAAATTAGAAGCTGCAGAAGAAAGACGCAAG TCCCATGAAGCTGAGGTCTTGAAGCAGCTTGCTGAGAAACGAGAGCACGAGAAAGAAGTGCTTCAGAAAGCAATCGAAGAGAACAACAACTTCAGTAAAATGGCAGAGGAGAAACTGACCCACAAAATGGAAGCCAACAAGGAGAACCGAGAGGCACAGATGGCTGCCAAACTGGAGCGTTTGCGAGAGAAG GACAAGCACATTGAAGAAGTGCGGAAGAACAAAGAGTCCAAAGATCCTGCTGATGAGACTGAAGCTGACTAA